The Gemmatimonas sp. genome contains the following window.
TCACGTGTTGAGGGAGACGATGCCTGCACGCGCCGACACCCAGTGGCTTCAACTCCGCCAGACCGAAGCGCAACTCGCTCGCTTCCGCAAAGTGGCGCTGGAACGACCGCCCGCCAGTGGATGGATCGCCGCCGTGCGCCAGGCGATCGGGATGAGCGTGGCACAGTTAGCCGACCGGCTCCACATCAGTCGAACCTCCGTCGCCAAGATGGAGCAGCGCGAGGCCGACGGTGGGATCACCCTCGACGCCTTACGCCGTGCCGCCGACGCGCTGGATTGCGACGTCGTGTACGCAATCGTGCCGAGAGCGGGCTCGCTCGAGCGCGCGGTGAAGGCGCGGGCCGACCTGATTGCGGGCACGCTGGTGAGCCGCGCGGGGCACTCCATGTCGCTCGAAGCGCAGACCGTCGGACGCGAAGTAACGACCGCACAGCAGCAGGTGATCGCGCGGCGGTTGCTGGCAGAATGGCCGCGCGATCTGTGGGATGCCTGGTGGGATCGGCGTACGGGAGACGGCGGCGTGTGATGGCGTTCAATGCGCAGGCCGATCACGCAGCCCGGTGAGGTCGTAGCGGGCGACTAGCCGACTGGATTGTCAGACCGATTCTCCATCGTGCGGCACACCCGATCAGCACCGGTATTTACAGCTATCCGCTCGAAGCGGCCACCGAGATCGCCGTGCGCACGGTGCGTGAGTTCGTTGCTTAAGCGGGATCGCCGGCGACGGTGCACTTCGCCTGCTTCAGCGAGGAGGCGCTGCGGGCGTACACGGGGCTCGGGGTTGCAGAGGCGGCCTGATCGAAGCGCCGCCTTGCCGGTAATCTGGTATCGCGGCCGCGCTACAATCGCTCGATCGCCAGCACCGGATGCAACTCGAAGCCATTCCGGGCTCGCCCACGCTGGTTGTGAATGAAGTCCCAAAATCCTACGCCGGTGAACGTCGCTCGCCCACGCTTTGGCACCCGGCGCAGCGCATCGCGCGCGGCCTGAAAGCGCGCCGCGAGCGTGGGATCCGTCGTGCACGCAGGGTCGGGGATCTCCACGATCATGCTACTGCTGTCCACCGGATCACGCAGCACGATGTGCCAGTCGCGATCGTCTTCGGTCGTCATGATCTGCCAGACGATCGCGGTCACTCGATACAGCCGGAGCTCGTGCGGTGCGAGACGGCGATCGCTGGGATAGGGCACCTCGGGAATGTCGAGCGATCCCAGCGCGCGCACGGTGGTGGGTACCACGTCGGTAAGAGACACCGAGCCCCGATCGCGATCGGCGAGCGTCTTCACGGGCCAGCGGTCGACGCCGCACGCGGGTTGGGCTGCGAGCGGCGCAGGACCACCCCCTGCGATTAGCAAGGCGAAGCCGACGTACACGCGGGCGACGATGGCGCGGATCACGTGCCGCATGCCCGCTTGTACGCCGCGCGGTATCCCTTCGCGCGCGCGTCTCTCTCGGTCATCCACCGCCCTCGCTTACCTATTCCGTACCACTTGGAGCCCGGACAATGGTACACACCGCTCCGAGAGTTTACCCACACGCGGGGCGATCGGCGCGGTTGCTGATTGTACGTCACATCGACGTCAACGTGGACCTGCGCAGAATCCCGCGTGGTCGGCGCAGCTCGCACCGCAGCGGCCATCAGTACCATCAGAATGAATGTTCTCATCTTTTCGAAAGCTATGCTGTGGGGCGCGCCAGCCGACGATACGCCGCGAGAACAGGTCGATCTGGATCAACGCGAAGCCGAATCACGACGCCGTTGAATGAGCCATC
Protein-coding sequences here:
- a CDS encoding mobile mystery protein A, translating into MPARADTQWLQLRQTEAQLARFRKVALERPPASGWIAAVRQAIGMSVAQLADRLHISRTSVAKMEQREADGGITLDALRRAADALDCDVVYAIVPRAGSLERAVKARADLIAGTLVSRAGHSMSLEAQTVGREVTTAQQQVIARRLLAEWPRDLWDAWWDRRTGDGGV